DNA from Malus sylvestris chromosome 11, drMalSylv7.2, whole genome shotgun sequence:
ATTTCCAAATATAAATGATATAATAAAAACTATAATCCCAAGTGTGTAGCAATTGATGGGAAATGAAAGATTGAGGAAAATTCCACAAAAGTTATCATAAAATTTACTTTTAGGTTGTTTTTCGACTTTTTAAAATTCATGTTGGATCTCACCAACATGTTTTATTAGTTATTCTATTTTTGGCTTAAGTACTcaatgaaaaatatttatatgatTCAATAATGATAAGACCGCTCTTAAATGACTTATAATATTTTGTTAATGCCCCTAAAAATTATTGCGCGCAAACTCAATGATCACATTATTCACTTaaattttaaggaaaattaatgaaaataatttgaaaattttgagttttaatgataagggtaaactgtcggtttaccccctgaactttcacctcactttcgatttcccccctgaacttttctattggaaaattaaggactcaaactaatttttttagccaatttgccccctaccgttagtttttcatatattccatccatatttccgttaagtgagaccatgtgcataacatgtgaggatagttaagacatttcaatttaaaaatgattaaaagctgaaaataaataataataataattttccctctattttttcccgctaattcatatcctcaattttaattttctctctcattcctatgcatgagaaataatatatggtgttattgtcttcataagtagctaagttaatcttttttttgaagcatgtactaccatttttattttctctaacaaattaataatttgacaaatgctcatggtgttattgtctccaaagcagtgcattaatataagaaacatgtccataaaaaagactagggtttcttatattaatgcactgctttggagacaatagcaccattagcatttgtcaaattattaatttgttagagaaaataaaaatggtagacaataacaccatatgtcatttctcatgcataggaatgagagggaaaaataaaatcgaggataggaattagcgggaaaaaatagagggaaagttttgctttttttattattttcagttttttaatcatttttaagagtgaaataacttaactacccgcacatgttgtgcacatggtctcacttaacggaaatatggatggaatatatgaaaaactaacggtagggggcaaattggctaaaaaaattagtttgagtccttaattttccaatggaaaagtttaggggggaaatcgaaagtgaggtgaaagttcagggggtaaaccgatAGTTTACtctaatgataaggacaaaataaagggtaaaatgaatagtatcaggtttgactttttagtgtaaaaatgtggtttttcgttaaagtgaacagtaccgtgggcttttcgttagaACTCCCTAAATTTTAAGCTAATACGTTCTCAcggttttaattgattttggaaatttcaacataaaacatattctttttctttttagcgTAACCTTAAGCTTCTTAAATTCATGTAGGACATTTTGAAGATGTTCTAGCTAGGTTTTAGCACCCACTATTAtgtcttattaatttttattcttttgactTATAtatttagtaaaaaaaatacttatgtGAGTTAATAAATGGTAAGACCGTAAGACCGCTTTCAAAGCATTATAACATTTTTCTTAGGGAAAATTAGAATCTTCTACAATTTTTCTATATCATTTAGATTAAACATCTGtgcatttttaaaatttgattaaagtgcttTGACCAATAGTCcctctattttttaaaattaaaataatttttgaatttatcattttatttgcaTGATGCACTTTTCTTTATTTAGTGGAGATATTAGTAATTAAACcatattttctcttcttccaaatatgttttttttgatcagttttctttttttttctttttttttcttttttgttatgcAAACATTTAttattgtgaaaataaattgaatctaaccaacctttttattttttttacaattatctCTAACAGAGGAGAATGTAATCAAAAGACTAGGTTATAGGAAATTTGTTCCAATATAATGTGCATATAAcacaaaaattatgacaaaaaaagtttaatcaaatcattattatgaatgtttgatcTAGAGAATTCAAAACTGAGGCACCTATATCAAATGTCGTACTGATAATATTTTGTGGAAACTCAACAGACtcgtttttcattaaaattgcgAGATAATAGTAATAATATTCACGATTTTTTTTAGTAggatttgacacaccccgaccaaaatcgaggcatgctggccgtcacgtgagaatgacgtaaccatgtgcacagtgcggaagcaataatgataaggataaatacgagtgaataaaaaccaaactactaaaagtactagctaagataaggtgcaagtgcaagattaagtgtgaaatacataATCAGAGTATGAATGGCTTAAGTGTAGTTCAACTGaataagtactaattatacaacacccaagggtgatcGTACATTtgtgatgttctgtcagaaccaccgtcgaAATCCCCGTGAgtcaccaaagcacttctacctaaaacctggaggggcgcaaaacagaaagtgtgagtgggcaaaaacaaagcttttcaaaatcatttcatttcttaaaagttCTAACCCATTACCGtaacacctgtataatttcccagaaaaataataatatatgctAGATCAGAAATCATACTCAGGATgaaaattcatagaaatataccatgccaaagtatttCAATGAAATGTTATAAGTAATCCAGTTAAATGTATCAATGCCAGATATcatatcagccggatccacctaacgtgacctacacggctgagtctatagctcataaccaatctcaatcatatcaaatcttgcacacgagtcggaaccacctaaagtggtatgtacgacaagactaggtgtaaaataaatatgctctagtactacgatcacgtgaagactgtacgaataatcgcgggtcacctactagtcagaaccacctaaagtggtatgtacgacaagcatgtgcacctaacttggatctaaggtgagcatatggtgcgggaggtgaacatcacgtgaaggactgtgccctaactctgggcgggaaCACTAACACTGAGGTGgaggtttatgagctttcaatgcatcacatcatatctcgcaTAACTAAAACAAcctcatatctttaatttatgaacctACTTGGCACTTACCTAAGTGTCTGaagcaccaatcataaatatatgcaactactaatgcataaataagataggcagatactttgcatgacatttcaaaaaggataattattcaaattcattttttgggaaaaatctcaagtatataggtatatacggaaaaccaaaagcccactcactgatatgtcgaagggttgtagcccccgagccttgattgatggcgctcgtccttcggataggtctcacctatatgcgaaataactaaataaacattatttaaggcacatacacaaaactaggatttaacttctcatacaatgctcaaatggggtgtttgaatataccaacgtgatctactaAACACAACGAATATccccatattttaaaaaaaaattccgacCACCCAcgtgccggccaaggcacggccagacgtgTCCCCACACGCGGCTAAACCCTAACTGAAACTTAATTGCCGtttggaatattccgttaaaaccttaatagaatttaacggcgttacctgacgccgttagaatattccgtcagacttGAAGGAATATTTCCCTTCGTCTTCCTTGGTTCGCCAAAGACAGTCGCCGATTTctggaaaaaaatttaaaacttcatatcttcttcatttcttaaccaaaattcatgaaatttgtaccaaaatgaagcttacaacgagTACAACAAAACCTTGCCaatttcaagccttgaaatccatGGAATCTCGCCGGAGAAACCTCGATAATCTGGCCAAAATTGAAACTCGTCAAACTaaacttcccgacgtccaaaacttccaactttcttccccgagcttcgtgaagatgtcctaaagcttcctagaACCTTAAAACTCACTGATAATTCCACGATCAAgactgcatgaacagtgacccaAATCGGGAGTTTTGGATTCTCAGGTTTCTAGGGTTTTCACGTctaaccaccaccaccattcgaCTCCTAAGCTCACAAGGAACAGGAAAACAGGCTCATCGACGTCGATCTGTGAAGAAATGGTCTGGTTTGAGGTttgtccgtacaattgtacggactTTCAGAAAAATCCgagaaaaggagaaagagagagagaaaggtcaacGGGAGTttaggtgtgtgtgtggtccagtttgggctaccaaccaaaacaaacaaaaatctcttttctaattgggtccaaacactTAGGAAAAATTTTAATTGGTCCACAACCAAAACCTAAACCACACAACACCACAAACGTTCAAGGGTACTTTAGTCTTTTCACCACCGATAAAAATAATTCAGGACGGGATGTGACAGGATTTGTGAATTTCTACAAAAACCATCACAAAACCTATTATTTTCATGCAACAATTTAAGCGCTTTGAATTCATGTATAACATTTGGGTGGTGTGTGTTTACAAAAAGAATAGTGCTGGGCCTACAGTGCTTAAACATATTGTATTTAGAattgtgctattcacacatccatttttacctctcacacatcCCTCTTAATTTTTGACTATTGATCAAATGAATGCTAgacaaaatttaacaaaaatgtaTGAGAAGCAAAATAgctgtgtgaatagcactaacTGTATTTATCTTTGCCAACGTGCATCCATGTAAGCTCTCTCCAGCACAATATTAATCATTTAATCAGATTCTGGATATCTAAAACTTGAACCACTCTCTGCCCACGTACAGTTCTAAAAAtagtaaagaaaaataatagacTTGAGGCCATGTTGCTATATAAGGATATGGTAGTGACTCTTCAACTCCCAAATCATCCATTGTTAGTTCACCTTCTGCATATATTGTTTACAGCAACAGTAACAAACAATGGCTGTCAAGTCCCGTTTCCTCTTTGCCACCTCCTCCTCCATGCTTCTCTTCTCATTGCTAGTCATTGCCTCTGCGAAGGATTATAGCTCCGGTGCCCCTAGACCTAAGGTTGATGAGTATCCAGAACTTCCAAAGGTTGATGGGTATCCAGAACTTCCAAAGGTTGATATTCCGAACTTACCGAACGCCGGAAAACCGAAACCAGAAGTATATGCAAAGCTAAAACCTCAGATCATTGGTATTCAGGGGCTGGTTTTGTGCAAATCAGGCCTTCAAAGCTTCCCAATTAAAGGTAGTCTCTAATTCAATGTTGAATCGTTAATCTTCATGCATCTTACGTTCTTAGACTAGCAAGTGCACATTGTGTATAAGAATCTCTTAACGTAACTTtcaaaatttagggtttaaaaCTTTGTAGTATGTTACTATGTTTGCACTCTGACGTGTAATATAGTTGAACCACATGGTTGATATATATGTCCAGGGCGTCGAGTTATATCATGAATTTGAATATATTTACAGatagttttcaattatttttaattaaattaagtatGTTTTATTGGGTTGGAACGTAGGAGCTGTGGTAAGGATTACATGTCTGGCTGAGGATGAACAAGGTTACGAGACCGCTCCTTTCTCCAAACTGAGTGGTGCAACTGATGCAAAGGGATACTTCTTCGCAACGTTATCGCCGTCGCAGCTTGAAGACAAGTGGAAGCTCACAGAGTGCAAGGCGTTCCTCGATTATTCTCCATTGGAAGCCTGCAAAGTCCCTACTGACGTTAACCATGGAATTACTGgtcatcttctttcttcttatcgTGCCCTCAGTGCCAAGAACATCAAGTTGTACTCGGTTGGGCCTTTCTTTTGCACCTCGGAAACTAAATCAGTCCCTAACGGCTATTAATTAAAGCATAATACTCGGATCCTGACCAGTCAAGCACGACATTATAACAACGCCaggttttaattattttctccATTTACTAATTTGAGctgaaatatttgtttctttattgttgttggatttgcttgatttcatTATTACTGGCAAGAGGTTTTTGTGATTTACCATTTGGGATTATTTGTAATAAGATGCTTTGGTCTATATAGAGTTGTTTTTTAAACTCGTGATAATTCTTCTTTGGACAAAATCTCAATTTTAAGGACAGACTGTCAATATGGTATGAATAATATAAGTAGATAACATGTCGCTAGTAACATTTAACGACGTGTTATTAATACGTATCGACTTTCTTGATACAAAATTTGTCATTTCACAAAGAATGAATATTAAATGGTCTACTTCAAATTCTAGTTGCTTCCTCCGGGCAATGCCTCAACCCCAACCCCATTCCCAAAACCTACCCATTCGAGTTGCACCTCTACTTTCCGGTCTTTattcgataaaaaaaaatttaaaagtctcaaatctggccaagtcctcTCGCTCGAAGGTGTGTTCAGTTGTCCTCTCCATAAATTAGAATAGTTTAAAATATCAATCAATCTTAGTTTCTTACTCAAATATCATTGAATTAATATTTCGGGAGCCGCGGCTAGGATAACATGCGAGGCTGTGGACCAATATGGGTTCGAAACTGCACCGGTCACCGTCGTAAGTGATGCAACTGACGCAAAGGGCTATTTCTTTGCAACAATGTGTCCTCCTAAGATTGAAAACAAGAAGCAGCTCACCAAGTGTAAAGCCTTTCTTGAACTCTCTTCATCGGAGTCTTGCAACGTTCCGACGGACTCAAACAATGGAATCAGTGGTCCTGTGCTTGCTTCATATCGCCTCCTCCATGACAAGAACATCAAGCCATATGCTAACCGGATGTATTTGAATAAAAGAACGAACCCAACCGAAGAACTACAATTGAAACAAGACCAGGATTTAAAAGAAGAGCAAGAAAAAACAAGAtatatttttctcaaaaaatgaaatgggaaccaacaacaacaacaaaaagcgAAACGAAACAAAGATAGAAATCGTGAAAGCGAAAATAGGTAACGTAGCTGATTTGCTGATATTTTCTAAGAATGCATTATTATCTTTGATTTTTTCCATGGATTCCGGATTGTGGGCTAGGTGCCTCCTCCATAACAAAAACATCAAGCTATCCCTTTACCTTCGCATCATCACCACAAACCCAGAGTCCAGTCCCCAATAATGGTGGCTACTAAATAAGACTACTTTCAACGGTTGAGTTGAGTAGGAAATGCTTTCTGTACACCTTGCTTATTTTTGTCCGTTCATAATTCTTCGATATAttcaatttaaagaaaaaaaataaacaaaatggtGCAAAGAGAGAAAAGGGGCATGAGAAAATAGATTTGAGATCCACTCCGGATAACGCAGATCAAGAAATCGGTCCACTCAATTTCAATTCTACGACCCCTTTTAGTCCATCCAACTAGCCCACttcacaaaaattcaaaaatttgaacaGCCTAGATCTCTCTCTTGATCAGTTAAGCTCTCTCTTGAACAGTTCAGAACTCTCAATCTATGAGCTTCGGACGCAAAGATCCTTAGTGGATCTCATTCTTGAGAAAATAACTTCTCACAAAGACCGTAATTTGTATTCTACTATTCCGGCAATCCTAAAATCAGGATAACGTCAAAACTGTTACTGACACtccaaaaaaatattgtacTCGAAATTTCTCCCCCGAGTTCATAAGAGAGCCGCGCGGAGCAGTTCCCTTTCAACTACGAATTAtaccaaaaaaaggaaaatccaGCACTTCGCAACATAGGAAGACGTAATGATACAATTAAAGGATCACAGAAAAGAACATGTATTGCAAGTTTCGTACAACCCTGTGTGTAGCTTTCTTCACAGTTTCTCTCCTCACAATTTTCTTTACAAAGTGTATTAACACTACTAAGCCTACGTATCACTCCTTTTCCTATATACACCGCCCTGAATTTTGACCTCGATCGTTCTTATTCTTGCCAGCTTATTTGGCCAAGAGTGTCCAACAAATAGATCGAAACTGCGGAGCTGATTACACGAAAATCTCTTATTAAACACGACGCAATCTCAGATTTCTTTAGGCAAAACTTGATACCCACGACTGCAACGACCGAGTGGATTGAGCGTTAATGGCTCCATGAATGGCTCAGCATTCAAGATATTGCAGATTATCCTTTGAGCTTGGTACGCTGCAACCTGTAGACCACCCCAAGACACCTAGAATTATATCGATGCTTGAGCATGCAATAACCTGAGAGGGGAGAGGGGAGAGGGGAGAGGGGAGAGGGGAGAAAATCGCACATTAGCACAAAAAGAATCACTAAGTGATAAAATACGGGGTTCAGAGATGGATGTCAGAGACATTACCAAACTTTCCGCATTTCCTTCAATGTGAAATAACATGACCGCCATTCTCCTTTCCCCGTCAATCTCAGCCTGGTCATTGATGGTAAGGGTGTTAAAGAAATACAAGAGAGCGCATCAATATAAAAAAGCAAATAGCTGCCAGCTCCAACCACTCACCACACAAGAACAAATAGTAATGCCTGCAGCTGCCAATGCTGTTGTAACCTCAGCCATCATACCTGAAATTATTGTTTTAAAGTTAAAACAGGTCTAGAGTGATGCAGACGACGTCTTAATCCATCAACTGAAACTAATAAGACTACATGCTACTGCTTGACTCAACCTATGAAGGTAAAGTAGAAGA
Protein-coding regions in this window:
- the LOC126591301 gene encoding protein SEED AND ROOT HAIR PROTECTIVE PROTEIN-like — its product is MAVKSRFLFATSSSMLLFSLLVIASAKDYSSGAPRPKVDEYPELPKVDGYPELPKVDIPNLPNAGKPKPEVYAKLKPQIIGIQGLVLCKSGLQSFPIKGAVVRITCLAEDEQGYETAPFSKLSGATDAKGYFFATLSPSQLEDKWKLTECKAFLDYSPLEACKVPTDVNHGITGHLLSSYRALSAKNIKLYSVGPFFCTSETKSVPNGY